TGGTCGGATCGTTTTGGGTTATTTCGGATCAGAATTTTACCTTAAATAAGTCATTTCTAGTCTATCGGTTCAATCCCGATCGAGTCAGGTCACTTTGGGTTTATCAAGTAACTTTGGAGTCACTCTCTTCACTTTATTTTCAGGTGTCGGATCAAGCTTATTAGATCACTTTTGTGAGCTCATAGTCTCATACCCCTTGGCCCTTGCCTTCATGACATGGCTGGTGGATGAGCTTTACCACATATCCCATAGGGCCAGCCCACTACTTCCCATATACATAAACAACCCCTCTTTTACTCTCATCACTCATCAGTCCCACTTTTTTCAACAACTCTTCAAAGTCTTTCACAAACAAGTaccccacaacaacaacaacattaagcCCTAAGACTAAGGTTGACAGCTATAAAAATCTTCACCACCTTCCCCACTTTCTTTCCACCATTCTTACAACACAACAAAACACAACAAAAATCTTCTCCAAAATGCTTACTCTAAACCTCCATCCTTTTTCTCCAATCACCACAAAATCACCCAAAAACCCATCTCATCTCCCTCATTGTTCATCCCTAAAACTTAGATCTTCATCAATTTCATCAACAAATCCTTCATTTTTCACAAATCTAACAAAAACCCATGATTTCCCTTCCTCAAATCTCCAAAACCCATTTCCCAATTCaaaaatcccatcttttttaccAAACCCTagatcccaaatcacccccaaatcATCTTCTTCAGATATTATTGAACCTTCACCAACCAATCCAATCAATCCAAACTCAAAAAGTTTAAAACTTGCACTTGTTTTTGGACTTTGGTACTTCCAAAACATAGTCTTCAACATCTACAACAAAAAATGTCtcaacatcttcccatatccatGGCTATTAGCATCATTCCAACTCTTAGTTGGATCAATTTGGATGCTTTTTTTATGGGCAACTAAATTACAAAAATGCCCTAAAATTACAAAACCCTTTATAATTGCACTCTTAGGTCCTGCACTATTTCACACAATTGGTCATATTTCAGCATGTGTCTCATTCTCTAAAGTTGCAGTCTCTTTTACACATGTTATCAAATCTGCTGAACCTGTTTTCTCAGTTATATTCTCAACTTTCTTAGGCGAATCATTTCCAATATCAATTTGGCTTTCTATCCTTCCAATTGTATTCGGTTGTTCTTTAGCCGCGGTCACTGAAGTCTCTTTCAATGTGGGTGGGTTATGGGGTGCTATGATTAGTAATGTAGGTTTCGTGCTTCGAAATATTTACTCTAAAAAGAGTCTGCAGAGTTTTAAAGAAGTAGATGGGTTGAATTTATACGGTTGTATTAGTATAATTGCGTTTCTTTACTTATTTCCTGCAGCAATATATGTAGAAGGGTCGCAGTGGGTGCAGGGATATCATACTGCAATTGCGAACATCGGCAATCCAATGACATTTTATTTGTGGGTTTTGATTGCTGGTGTGTTTTATCATTTGTACAATCAGTCGTCGTATCAGGCGTTGGATGAGATTAGTCCATTGACATTTTctgtagggaatacaatgaagaGGGTTGTGGTTATTGTGTCTACTGTATTGGTGTTTAGGAACCCGGTTCGTCCTTTGAATGCTTTGGGGTCTGGTATTGCGATTTTAGGTACTTTCTTGTACTCTCAGGCGTCTGCAGCTCAGAAGGCTAAGGTCGCGGCAGCTAAGAAGAAGATTGAAGATGAGAAGAGTAGTTGATTGAATGTTTGTTTGAATGTTGTGGTGGTTTTGGTGTAGGATTTTTGGTTATGGTTGTAGTAGACATACAGTTTAAGTTATCGTCCTGTTAGTTCTTTGGTTTCATGAGACAATTTAATCAGTCGACTTCAAATCATTTTGCGATTAAGACTTTGTTTTGCGATTATATATTGATTCTGCTTTTCGAGTTTCATATTACTGGGGAATTTTGAATGTTTAGAAATTGAGTGATGCTTGTAGACTTGTTGTGTTTAGTAACTTTTGTGTTGGTATTTAGAAAGCACCTCGCCTTTAAAAACAGATGCTGGAGTAATACAAATCAAAACTATCAGGAAAGCACCTCGCCTTCCACTCGTTCTAAGAGCGAAAGGTTAAGAATGACTGCACTACAGCACTAGGAGGCCTCTTTTGAATAATATAACTCCCAGGGCtgggcaccggtccaaaaccAGACCGGATTTCAAAAATTCCGGTCCGGGATGGACCTAAAAAATTCCGGTCCAAGATCGGACCGGAATTTGTCATTACATGCCCATTTTTATAAATTCCGGTCCAAAAATTCTGGTCCATCGGACCGGATtgaaaatataattttaataaaaaaacggaatttattttcgcagtacaattTTTACTCATTATAGTACTTTTTGCTCCAAACTTTCCAATTTGTCTACCCTTCCTAAAAAAACATCAACTTAATTTTCTCCACCGTTGAATCCTTAACCTCCTTCATACTCCTTCAAATTCTACAATTATGGATGATTATTCAAGTGTAGAGCAtgtatttaattcattaattaatccaCTATTAATtagagtttatgttaaaattagggtttgtaattttgttattttttttttctaaattagtgtttatgttaaaattaattaacCCTAAAGTTCAGGCATCAAAAGCCTGCAAATAGTACGAGGAAACACCAAAACAGCATAGTACACCATATATGAACCACGTTGCGTTCCCCAAACTCTATTTTTGCACCTAATACGACGCCGTTTTGTAGGGCTAGTCTTGCTATTGCGATTGTGTTTAATACTTGCATTGTTTGATGCTTTTTGGTGAATTTGATCGAAGATCGTGATTAGTGTGGGGGGAGTAGTGGCCATTTTACGGCGGTGGTTTGGTTAACGGTGGTATAAAGGTAGTTGATAACACCGGTAGTTGACGGTGTTAATGAATAAGAGAGGAAATTAGAGAACACATTAAAAAAATGGGATGGGAAATGAGAGGGGCATAATCGTCAAAATGTACTGTGATGaataaaatgtgtactgcgaaaatcagcatCCTAAAAAAATTGCAAATATCTATAATTCCGAGCATTCCGGTCCGGACTGGAAAATACAGGTCCTGGACCGGAAACCGGAATCTTAGAAAATGGTGGACCAGAGACTGGTTTAATTCTGGTTCTGGTCCATTAGATTTCGGTccggaccggtccatttttccggtccggacggGATTATGCCCACTCCTAAATATAAGTACCAATTTAGATGTACAATTATGAATCATCTAGAGACGACCTTAGCAGAGATTGATCGGAATTAATGAAGACTTCAGCAATGAGCCAAGCAAGGGGTGAACGTTGATATTGGATTAATTTTCACTTGTGGTAACAACATCATTCAATATTTCAATCCTCTAATGCGTTTGTCTTTTAAATTCACACCTTGAAGCTTCACATGAATGTCTGTCTTACTCGATATTGGATTACTGAGAAGTGAGAAACCTTTGATCGTGGTCACAAATGTGATATTACCGACAAGTGAGAAGCCATTGATCATGGTCACAAACGAGATAAACAATGCTCGCAAACAAGACAGTTTATTGCACGGACGTGTAGCAGATTTAATACTGTCCAAGATGTATTCTCATGTGCAAGCACATAAGAATCTGGAACTAATAATCTGATTAAAGGGAATGCAAATTAGGCTACGAGAATGACGTCCATAACAGCGTCTTTATTTGCACAAATcttgaactaataatctgattTAATTTTAAGGAGAGTATAATCAACACTTGGTAATAATAAAGCAAGGAAAACCCTCACATAGGTTAGTTTGATTAATAGTAATCGGAATATAATGTTAACAAGTACCCATAATATAATCCACCAAATTAATAAATTTGGAGCCtatttagttggtttgacagAAAAAACGTACTCAAGTACAATTAGCATTAGTGTAACTACGACTACTGCGCAATGCTAGGACGAGCTCAACTTCAATGTTCACAAGTAAAATACAGGAGAAAGGACATTCATCCCCAACTATAACTCCCGGCTTAACAAGCCTCAAATGCAGTATAATGCATGTATTTTAAGGAATCAACACGAATTATAGAAAAGCTAGTGAAGGCTTAATGAAAGCTTGCGCAAGATGTTGGAGCAAAATGGTACGAGAAATATCGCATCTGTTCTCACCTGATTGGTATACTTCCACTAACAAAATCTCGATGGAGGCTCTACATCAGTAATACATTGACGCATATAAAACGCCAAAACATCTACCAGAAATATGCGAAAAATTCGCCCGCATGATACACCTTTGATTGTATCAAATTACGAAGACTGAACATCATAAAAAGAAATGGTAATAAAAGGAGCTTGTTGATTTACCCTCTATAGCATCTGCATGTGAAGGCCTGCAGCCTGTTGAGCCAGCTCGACAACCATAGCCTCGTcgaaaaatttattaatgctcACGTCTTCACTCATACCCTGCAAATATAACCATTAAAAACACCAAGTTAAAACTTAACTTCTAGAAGTTACCAACTGGTTTTGCTGATACGACACTTACTCATCAGGTTCAAATGAACACTTCGACTAAATCCAGTtatccaacaataataatattcatTATCATTCGGTGTATCTTTACCCTCATGCCTTGAAAAATGCTCAAAACTCTAGCATGTAAAGCGTAGACTGATGGAAAGGAGGGGATGTACAAAATTGACGAACTATTCCCAATATAATAACAAGGAGGCAGTTTCCACTGATATTTGACTAGCCTTATGTTGGAATTTGGATACACAACGAAGGCAGAAGGAGAGGGGGAGAGGAAAGAACGGAGAGGGAAGGGAAAAGGGCATGAATCAATGTGAGTGAGGTGGGTTATCCAAATTATTTTGATTTAGTCCAATATATCCCCGAGTTACAAGAAGAGACACAACATGCTTCTGAAATAACAAAAGCAACACAGCTTTTTTTTACAGTACAAGAAAAGCGACATAGTTCCCCAATACTAAAGAAGGCTACCTAATTGTACAGTCGAGAAACATCTAGGCAAGTAGAGAAATGTACCTTTCTACgtcttgttttaaccataaactCTCGTGCGAGATGCGAATTGGGAGCAGGTTCAAGTGGTCGCAGGACTATGCTCTTGTCTAATGGATCTCCAGGGACAGTATCCCAGTGATCAAACACGGAGGAGCAGAATGCCTGACCTTGAGTATGGTACCTCAAATCGGTCTCAAATCCAAATGACTCTATCACGGGCAAAAATGCCTAGAAAACAATAGATCAGCCCACAGTTAAAACAACAATAACTGCTGAGGAGGCCGGAGGGTATCACCATCTAGCAAATGCAGCTAGAAAATAAAACCCAAGGGAAAAAAAAGAGCAGAAAATCAATTCTAATAGTATGTGCAAAGAAAGTATGGATGTGTCATTCAACCTACCTTTACAAGATATGCTGGAGTCCCCGGTTGCGGAACATCAGCAGTCACATGGCCACGCCTACGAGATATCACCGTATAGATGGCAGAGACACAATCTATTGGGGTTTGTATCTGAACAAGCAAGTGATATTCAACTTCAGAAGAAATGTGGAAAAAGGTTAAAAAAATATATCAGAAGTTCCATAACAGAAATAAGTAGACACCTCCACATGATAGTATGGCTCCTGAAGACGGGGACTCGCCAAAAGGAAGGCAGAGTATGCTGCACGACGTGCTGTAGGAATGATCTGTCCAGTACCCCGATGTAATGGCTCAGCTGCAATCTTAGCATCGACCATCTTGAATTTGACATTTCTCATGGGTTCATCACAGAGGGGTCCTTCACGGGCACCCCATTGGAATCTTCACAAACAAACATAATATTTAGCGGAAGAAGGAAACCACAAATTCACGGACAATAAGAACTTAAACTTACCCTTGAACGATAGAATCCTTCACAGCATTCAATAAGTTCTTGTCGACATCAGCCGGAAGGGTGTCATCCAGCAGTATATTAGGTCCCTGTGAGTAAATGGCAATTAGATTAGAGGATCCAAAATCATCACCTCAGATGCAGATTTTAAGAGCTAACTTCAAAGATTTCAGACAAACAGACCTGCTTATCAGGACCAAATGCCCAGACAGAACGAGCAGCCAGCAGATCCCAGTCATACTTCGACTGAAAGAAGTCTCCAAGTTTCCTCCGGGGCCAATCGATGCTAACCACGCCATGCTCAATATCCTCAGCGAGTCCTTTCTCCAATTGCTCTGCAATCTACATAGGTATAAAAGCAAATCCATAAATAGAAAAGAACTTTCCAAAACTGCTGGAAAAAAAAACATGCAACCTGAATAAATAGCATACCATAGTAATCTTGTTCTTCTTATTTGGTGTTTCAGCAAAACACTTCATTGATGATTGCTCTTCTACTGTTTCACAAAACGAGACAACTGGATCTGCTACCTGAGAGTGATTATAACATAGATACTGTAAGTTTAACCCTGCAACAGACTAAAAAATAAAATCCAAATGTGGAATGGAACAATTAAAATGAGCCAACTATTCTATCAGATGGTGCACGTCAATACGTCATAAGTCCAGGACTAGAGTGAAGTAGAAGAGTTGGTGGCAAACAAGAATAACAGACCTTTACTTCCACTTCAGAATATTGTTCCCTAAGGTCCTTCATGATGGAATCAAGGTATAACTCCCCAGTGCCCAGAATTGTATGTTCTCCAGACTCTTCAACTTTTGTGATGGCAAGAGGGTAGCTCTTGCTAATTTTTCTAAGACCTTCAACCATCTTTGGTAATTCACTTGGATTAAGTGGCTCTGTAGCCGTTTTCACAACAGAAAGTGTGTTGAACTGGAGAGGACGGAATATGTATACGTCCTCATCATGATTAACATTGGAAAGTGTCGCAGTCTTCATTATAGAGGCATCCACTCCCTCAATGAGAACCCATGAACCAGGTGGGGCTTTGCTAATAGGTATCCTGTAGCGCGCTTGATAAACCCACAACTTTGTTACTTCTTTTAGTGTCATATCCTCCTCATCCTCTGGTGAGTACCCCTCTCCCAGTACACGGACAGCCTGCCCTGTTTGGAGCTCACCACTGTACACTCGACCAAAAGCGTCAAAAACACTGCAATCTGCTTTTGGATAGAGTTTGGTGATATTAACCATGAGGGGTCCTGAGGAATCACAGTTCTGCATTGACTTGTATATCACGGAGTCTTTAGGTCCAGTATATATATGATCAACTTTCTTTGAAGCAGCCTCTTTGCCACAAGGAACATGGTGAACTAGCATATCAGTAAACCCTGTTGCGGTACCAAAAACTGAGCTACAAGCAAGTCTTAGCAATGGCCGAACATTTAGCTTGTAGGCTGCATTCGGAAGTGTGACGCCTAGCTCTGCCAGCGTTGCCTCGACGCTCTTCCTATGCTCCCCAATGACTTGGCTATATATCTTATACAGCGGCTCAAGAATGAACTGGACAAAAGACCTTTCCCCTCCGCTAGCAGAGGGTTTTCTCTTAAAAGTCCTGGTATCCTCATGGTAGTACATGTCTCCCCAAAGACGAGCAGCAAACTTACTAGCATCAAATGGTATACCGTGCAGTTTCACATAAAGTTTGGCAAATGATTGCAAAGTGAACGACCATCCAGCAGTTGCACTAGCAAAACAGACATTTCCTGCAGCTGGATCAATAACTTGGACATTACCAGCAGGTGACACTGCACTAATATGGTTGTTGATGATCTCTATAGTATGTCTTAACTTATGGTAGGCATCCTTTGGGGGTAATTTAAGCTCAGTTATCAATCTATCAACCttgaaaaaaacagaaaaaaaaaatgcataaGCACATTGAATACAGTCACTTACTCACTTGTACCATATAGTAACAATGAAGCCTTAGTGGTCCTTTGGCTCAACTCTAAGTAACATTTCAGAGATATTAAAATGCATAGGAATTCCCGCATACCCACAGGAGCTAGGTACTTACTCCTTATTTTCTACAATTCCCATGAATGGGAATTCCTTATTTTGTAAGCAACCAAGCGACCAATAAATTCAGAAGTTATTTGTGAGACGGAAAGAGAAACTAGTCAATTACCCTGAAAAATTTAAGAAGGGTGAAAATATACAGCATGACGGAAAGCAGAAAAAAAATATAAGAATATGACCAAGTCACCAAACCAAATAGCAGTATGTAAGAATAAATTTGGCGGAAAATAATTTGTTACCTTATTGATGACGACGACGATTGGAAGACACTCCTGAATGGCGTGTCGTATGGCTCGCTCAGTATTGACCTACCACAATAGCGAAATCATTTAGAACACTGAAAAGCATATATCAGGTAATATGTTATGATTTGTGACACTAACAAGAGTTAAATGAAATCTGGCCATCTAAGAAAAATGTGAGCCCAAAAAAAGCACCCAAAAAAATTGCATTATTAGAAATTTTAAAGGTTACTTTAGGTGCCGTTCCAGAAGTTCTACTTTTCAATTTTCAAAGTGGAAATAGCAGAAGCTTATGTCAAGACTCAATATGAATATACATAATTCATCTACATGTCTCCAACAAGCATCTATTCATGCATagggatttgggatttggggtaGTGAAAATAATGTGCTGTCAGAAACTCGGAATTGAATAACTAAACATCAGCATCAGATGAACCACGCGCAGCCAAAGAAAACAAACGGAATTTCTCACCATGACACCTTCAGCAGCATCAACAACGAGAACAGCCCCATCAGCAAGCCGGAGAGCAGCACTCATCTCATCTGAGAAGTTTACATGACCTGGGGCATCCATGATATTGATAAGAAACGATTTTGAGTTACTATCCTCAAGAACAAGCGACATTGGCATCGACTTAATGGAAATCCGCCTCTCCTGCTCATCAACCCTAGTATCAGTATACCTACAACAAAACACATCACATCTCAGCTTCT
This sequence is a window from Silene latifolia isolate original U9 population chromosome 8, ASM4854445v1, whole genome shotgun sequence. Protein-coding genes within it:
- the LOC141596484 gene encoding xylulose 5-phosphate/phosphate translocator, chloroplastic yields the protein MLTLNLHPFSPITTKSPKNPSHLPHCSSLKLRSSSISSTNPSFFTNLTKTHDFPSSNLQNPFPNSKIPSFLPNPRSQITPKSSSSDIIEPSPTNPINPNSKSLKLALVFGLWYFQNIVFNIYNKKCLNIFPYPWLLASFQLLVGSIWMLFLWATKLQKCPKITKPFIIALLGPALFHTIGHISACVSFSKVAVSFTHVIKSAEPVFSVIFSTFLGESFPISIWLSILPIVFGCSLAAVTEVSFNVGGLWGAMISNVGFVLRNIYSKKSLQSFKEVDGLNLYGCISIIAFLYLFPAAIYVEGSQWVQGYHTAIANIGNPMTFYLWVLIAGVFYHLYNQSSYQALDEISPLTFSVGNTMKRVVVIVSTVLVFRNPVRPLNALGSGIAILGTFLYSQASAAQKAKVAAAKKKIEDEKSS
- the LOC141596485 gene encoding 110 kDa U5 small nuclear ribonucleoprotein component CLO-like, yielding MDDSLYDEFGNYIGPEIDSDNDSLSSDNDIPEDDNSPAPSAANGGLISAHGGDNDGEDDGDTEMFDNQIVLAEDKKYYPTAEEVYGEDVETLVMDEDELPLETPIIKPVKARNFELGVKDSSTYVSTQFLLGLMGNPNLVRNVALVGHVHHGKTLFMDMLVEQTHSISTFDTKNEKHLRYTDTRVDEQERRISIKSMPMSLVLEDSNSKSFLINIMDAPGHVNFSDEMSAALRLADGAVLVVDAAEGVMVNTERAIRHAIQECLPIVVVINKVDRLITELKLPPKDAYHKLRHTIEIINNHISAVSPAGNVQVIDPAAGNVCFASATAGWSFTLQSFAKLYVKLHGIPFDASKFAARLWGDMYYHEDTRTFKRKPSASGGERSFVQFILEPLYKIYSQVIGEHRKSVEATLAELGVTLPNAAYKLNVRPLLRLACSSVFGTATGFTDMLVHHVPCGKEAASKKVDHIYTGPKDSVIYKSMQNCDSSGPLMVNITKLYPKADCSVFDAFGRVYSGELQTGQAVRVLGEGYSPEDEEDMTLKEVTKLWVYQARYRIPISKAPPGSWVLIEGVDASIMKTATLSNVNHDEDVYIFRPLQFNTLSVVKTATEPLNPSELPKMVEGLRKISKSYPLAITKVEESGEHTILGTGELYLDSIMKDLREQYSEVEVKVADPVVSFCETVEEQSSMKCFAETPNKKNKITMIAEQLEKGLAEDIEHGVVSIDWPRRKLGDFFQSKYDWDLLAARSVWAFGPDKQGPNILLDDTLPADVDKNLLNAVKDSIVQGFQWGAREGPLCDEPMRNVKFKMVDAKIAAEPLHRGTGQIIPTARRAAYSAFLLASPRLQEPYYHVEIQTPIDCVSAIYTVISRRRGHVTADVPQPGTPAYLVKAFLPVIESFGFETDLRYHTQGQAFCSSVFDHWDTVPGDPLDKSIVLRPLEPAPNSHLAREFMVKTRRRKGMSEDVSINKFFDEAMVVELAQQAAGLHMQML